A window of the Bufo gargarizans isolate SCDJY-AF-19 chromosome 1, ASM1485885v1, whole genome shotgun sequence genome harbors these coding sequences:
- the LOC122944502 gene encoding uncharacterized protein LOC122944502, whose amino-acid sequence MAASNQEPFGLDTIESSITQLHVVINTMASSMAGFQARLETVEASSAVSGLASQRPAASTSKQSNVFGGSGSTPSIAPSHFIPANIRQDIIKGKDVNLASLLIAAHEAPDNKTITCGEVSVDVRLDRKLSIAEFVLAFSLYRAVICTVSPHRREELDLYLYKVVELGQKYGGTAFYDYHRSFSAKAAAALAQFQHTIDWSNLNTELFC is encoded by the coding sequence atggctgcttcaaATCAGGAACCCTTCGGTTTGGATACGATCGAGTCATCAATCACCCAGTTACATGTGGTCATTAATACCATGGCATCTTCCATGGCAGGTTTCCAGGCTAGGCTGGAGACAGTTGAAGCCAGCTCAGCGGTATCTGGCCTTGCATCTCAGAGACCAGCCGCATCTACCAGTAAGCAGTCCAATGTTTTTGGTGGGTCTGGTTCTACTCCATCTATTGCACCTTCTCATTTTATCCCAGCAAATATTCGTCAGGATATCATCAAAGGCAAAGACGTAAATCTAGCATCATTACTTATAGCAGCACATGAAGCCCCAGATAACAAAACCATTACATGTGGGGAGGTATCAGTGGATGTAAGACTGGATAGGAAACTCAGCATAGCAGAATTCGTCCTGGCATTTAGCCTTTATCGCGCCGTTATTTGCACTGTGAGCCCGCATAGAAGGGAAGAATTGGACCTATACTTGTATAAGGTGGTAGAGTTAGGTCAAAAGTATGGTGGAACAGCTTTCTATGACTACCACCGTTCATTTTCAGCCAAAGCTGCAGCCGCGCTTGCGCAATTTCAACATACGATTGATTGGTCGAACCTCAATACTGAACTGTTCTGTTAA